TTTTCCTCACAGGAATATGCGGGCGTCTTTGCTCCGGGCGGATTAAGGCCGGTGCCCTCGCATAGATTGCATTTGACCGCGACCAGGTCTTCGGTCTGCGTTACGGGTTCGGGCATCGGTGCCTGTTTCAATGAAAACCACGAGAAAATGCCGCCGCTGCCATTCGTTTCGCCTTTGCGCGGGATCATCGAAATGGCGTTGTAGGGGCATTGCGTGGCGCAGTCGCCGCAGCCGATGCAGGTTTTCGGTTCGATATCGATCTGGCCGTCGGGCAGCCGGGCGATGGCTCCGGTCGGGCAGCCTGTTAGGCATTCCGGGTCCTGACAGTGCATACAGACGGTAGGAACGAGTACACTCTGCATCGCGCGGCCGTTCTCTTTTAAAGGCCGCTCGATATGAATACCGCGTCGCGTCAGCCGCGTCGTTCCGTGAACCTTGTGACAGGCTAGCGAGCAGTTGCCGCACCGGACGCATTTCGCCATGTCCATCACCATCAGATTGACGCCGTCAACGACGCCCGTCTCGATCTCGCGAGTGGCGGCGGCCAGAACCCGATTGTCCTCGGGATGTTTCGGTATTACAGGCTTTCCTTCGACGGCCCCGCGAAGCAGCGGTACGATTGCGGCGGCCATCTCCTTATCGTCCTGCAGGCGGCTGACGGCAAGTTCGACGACCTCGGCACGGCCCCAAACGGTCGCCGTGTATTTCCAATCACCCGTCCCGTCGAGGGCCTCGCTTCCCATCGTTGTGCCGGAACCCAAGAAATCCAGCCCAACGGAATCGTCAGTATCCAACAGCAATTCCGCCGCACGCGGATTGAATTCGACGCCGTTCACACGCTGTATCCAACCGCTGCGGACGAAGAAAATTCGATTTATCGGGTCGCCCTCCTTAAAAAGGACCTGGTCTTTTTCGTAGACGGCGAAACGAGCGGCGTCGCCAATCCTCTTAAGAATGTCAGGCGTGGCGGACGGGCCGAGGAACTCTTTCAGGTCATTGATAGAAAGCGTCAAACCGTAGTTACGGTAGTTGCGGTCAAGAGCTTTGCCGAATTTCGGCAGCTTACGCAGAAGGCGTATCGCGGGGCGTGTGAATTCGAGAACGAGTGCCGGCACGCTGCCATCAGACACTGAAACGCTTGCCGTTCGCGGTGTGCCCGAAAGCAGTGCCATCTCGCCGAAGGAATTCCCCGCGGCGATCTCGCCGACCTTACGCATTCCACCGCCGGCATCGGGAATAGATGCGTCGAGGCGGCCTTCGACCAGAATGTAGAAGATACTGCTTTCCCAAGTATTGGCCTTTACTATTATTTCGCCGGGCTGAAACTCGAGGAGCCGGCAGTAGGGGCCGACCTTTTTGCCGCGATAGCTGCGGCCGAACAGAATGATATCCATGTCGAGCTCGTTCCTGAACTCACCATTCGGTAGCTGCTCGACAAGCTCGGACACGATCTCTACGTTGCGAAACGCATCGATCAACTGCTCGTGATTTTCTATTTCACGCGGCATCTTAAGACGCGGTGCCTCCGGCATCGCAGGTCTTCAAATTGTGTTAACTACCTGGCAGTAAAAATGTAAAACCCAATTCCCGCAGCGACGATCAATGCCGCAAAAAGAAATATCAGTACCAGGCCGGCGACCATGATCCAGATCCATTTATTCGAGCCCGTCGCCGGCTGTTTGGCCTGCGTATTCGGATGAGTCGCAGGCGGCGGTGCGGCCGGTTTCAGTTCGACAGGCGACGGTGCGGCGGGCTTTAGCTCGACCGGTGCTGCGGCTGCAGGGGCGACAGGTGCGGCCACCTCGACCTTTTTGGGCACTGCCTCGGCCTCAGGTTTGGCCGGGCTCTTTTTGATATTCAGCCCCATGTCCGACAGCATTTGGTTATACATCGTCTGGCCCATTTGGACCGTGCTGTCGTGGCTTTCAAATTCGCTCGCCTTTTCCCGGGCCTTTTCTTCTACAAAGGCGTTGCCGCAGCCCGGACAGAACGCCTTGGCCGCATCGACGGTTTCACCGCAGTTTTCGCATTGCCGAGTTTCCATTAAGGTCAGTTTTTCAAATGGCAGATCAGGCAATCCTTGCTGGTAGCAAACCCTTTGGTCTTTTTGACCTCGGGCCGGAGTTTCGCTGCTTCATCATGACAAGTATTGCAGTTGATATGATATGCAAGCTCGTTGTTCAGGTCCTTGGTCACCTTTTTGCCGCCCTCTGTATAATCGGCGGTCGGCATCTCCTTGTCATCAGGAACGGCTCCGTCCTGAAAATGGCAGTCGCGGCAGCCGGTCACCTTCTGATCCGACTTTTGAAAGGTCTCCCACGTCAGGATCTCATTTCGCTCAGAAGTGACGAGCGGCGGTTTCAATGCCGATTTCGGCTGATCGGTGTGATGGCACTCGACGCAGGCGATCTGTGATTTACCGTCCGGGCTGTAAAGCCCGAATGCGTGAGTATCATGATCAAATGCCACATCGCCGTATTCAGACAGGCTATCCTTGCTGAGAGTATAAGATTTGGGGATCTTCTTTGTTCCGGGCGGCGGTGTCGGTGTTGCGAGGACTGACGCCGCGATAGCGTCCCAGGCTCCCGACGGAGAAGCACTGCCGGCGACAAAGATGACGGCGGTCGCTGCGAAAACAAGTACTACTGAGATCTTGGCAAAGTGTTTCATATGGATTCCCTATTAAACTCCGATAAG
This sequence is a window from Acidobacteriota bacterium. Protein-coding genes within it:
- a CDS encoding cyclic nucleotide-binding domain-containing protein, with the translated sequence MPEAPRLKMPREIENHEQLIDAFRNVEIVSELVEQLPNGEFRNELDMDIILFGRSYRGKKVGPYCRLLEFQPGEIIVKANTWESSIFYILVEGRLDASIPDAGGGMRKVGEIAAGNSFGEMALLSGTPRTASVSVSDGSVPALVLEFTRPAIRLLRKLPKFGKALDRNYRNYGLTLSINDLKEFLGPSATPDILKRIGDAARFAVYEKDQVLFKEGDPINRIFFVRSGWIQRVNGVEFNPRAAELLLDTDDSVGLDFLGSGTTMGSEALDGTGDWKYTATVWGRAEVVELAVSRLQDDKEMAAAIVPLLRGAVEGKPVIPKHPEDNRVLAAATREIETGVVDGVNLMVMDMAKCVRCGNCSLACHKVHGTTRLTRRGIHIERPLKENGRAMQSVLVPTVCMHCQDPECLTGCPTGAIARLPDGQIDIEPKTCIGCGDCATQCPYNAISMIPRKGETNGSGGIFSWFSLKQAPMPEPVTQTEDLVAVKCNLCEGTGLNPPGAKTPAYSCEENCPTGALVRVDPREYFDEVKGTIGLIRRGENQAYGVNIHKFDLWATIWHIVGTLIVIAGGVGAFLATWQYTQDTALFPGGWVTMRWITGIAGLAGIVWVMAYAARKQVYRRRAGALRYWMLSHIYIGVLAGVVLLIHGGTSSGGLVTTTLMISFDLVILSGIFGAFCFVFVPRLMTRIEPEPLLMEDLVTRRNELRAELFARAEETENTTLKALIEQKVRRRFLGLGYLLKQYFSKQDLRGMLADAREEFRSAAAEMSRSDDARLMEAVENAATLRRVDALLYLHKMLKIWVAPHVLFTAIMLVLLVIHIVQAVYFNVR
- a CDS encoding cytochrome c3 family protein, translating into MKHFAKISVVLVFAATAVIFVAGSASPSGAWDAIAASVLATPTPPPGTKKIPKSYTLSKDSLSEYGDVAFDHDTHAFGLYSPDGKSQIACVECHHTDQPKSALKPPLVTSERNEILTWETFQKSDQKVTGCRDCHFQDGAVPDDKEMPTADYTEGGKKVTKDLNNELAYHINCNTCHDEAAKLRPEVKKTKGFATSKDCLICHLKN